The window AGGTGTTCCTGATTGTGTCGCTTGGTTTGAACAGAACTGTTATTCGGCCAGAAATGTTGTCCTTGCCACCCAGCGGATTTCCGGTGGCGACGTTGCGGATGTAGCCATCATCCTTGATATAATCGCCAGCTACACGAACCAGAAGAACATCTTTCACAATCGGCAGGTCGATCGCTCCTTGTATCTGGACAAGGCTGCGCTGGCCTGCGCGAACGACGAGGTTTCCGCCAATTTCATTGCCCGGTGTTGGCGTCGAGTAAAGGACTGCACCGCCAGTCGCATTTCGGCCAAACAGCGTGCCCTGCGGACCCTTGAGAACCTGGATAGAAGCCAAGTCGAACAGGCTGGTGGCCGTGTTGTAGGGATTGTAGGGTGCGTCGTTGAGATAGGTCACCACGGCGGGCGAGGTTCCGGAGAACGGATCGAGCGTCTGTCCGCGCATGGAGTAGCTCAGCTGGTTCGAAGTCTGACCGTTCTTGACCTGAAGGCCAGGCACCAGAATACCCATGTCCTGCTCGCTGTTGATCACCTTGGATTGGAGCGTCTCAGCATTGAAGGCGACCACTGAAACCGGCACCTTGGAGAGTTTTTCCTCCTTGCGCTGGGCAGTAACGATAATATCGCCAGCCGCAGAAGCATCTTCCTCACCCGCGGCAGCCTGAGCAAACGAGACTTGCGGCAGGCAGGCCACCAAAGCCAAGGCAGTGCCAATAATGAGGGACTGACGCATTGCGTGAATTCGGTCGTTCTTCATTTCATCCTCCATTCATTTTGTTATCAACATTATCGTTGACCATCCAGTCGCAGAAATGTCTGTTTGGGTTCAAAATATTACTACTCTTCATTGTGTTCTTCTTGGAAAATCTGACGTTGTTGGCTTAGCGCCCGGCCAGCGTACATTGGCCGGGTCGATCAAGGAGCGAGAGACATCGTCCCAACTGCCCGCATGGACAACCCGCATTTCCCTGCACGCAATCTTCCAGCGATCGCTTTCGCGCGAAAAGCTGTCGAGGTAGCGAACGGCGGCGTATACCGTCGTGTCACCCATGCCGATTTCAAGGTGCGCAACTGTGACTCCATCCGCTTCGTTCGCGCCCTTGAATGCAATATGCACATAGTGGGGTGTATGCACCGTCTGCCGCATGTTGGATCGCGCCGCCGCCAGAAAGGCCATGATCGCATCGCGCCCCGATGCACCCTCAAAGCCGGTCGCGACAAATTTGGCATCTTGCGTAAAGCAGTCGGCCACCGCCCGTTCGTCGTCGTCATCTGTCGCCTTGAAGTAACGCGCGACGAGATCCTGAATCTCGGCCCGGTCTTCCAGCTTCTTGATGCGTTCTTCGAGCGTGGCCACGGCATCCTCCCCATTTTGTGATCTTGGCGGAAAAAATTTTCTCAGTCAACGCTTAAGTTGACAGAAACGCGAGAAGGGTAGAAAACGCATCAATATGGACGCAATTGACATACCGAGCCTGCGTGCGGAAACCGACCGGCTTACAGAAAACTTGCCCGACGGAAGCCCGCTTGATGCGCAAGCCGCAGCCCTGATCGGCCTTGCCGCGGCGGTATCGGTGACGTCTCTCGATCGCGCAGCAATCGACGAAGCAATAGGGCGCGCGCTGGATACCGGCGCCAGCATGGTTCAGCTCCAGGAAATCATTGCGCTGGCCTCGGGCCTTGGGGTGCACAGCCTCATGGCAAGCTCTGCTGTGTTGCTTGCAGAAGGCGTGAAGCGGGGCCTCGTCGCACGCGATGTCCCGCGCGATGTGGAACGGCAGCGGCTGTGGGACAAACATGTTGGCGACGATCCCTTCTGGACCGAATTTTCAAGCGAACTCCCGGGGTTCCTGGAGGCCTTGCTCCAGCTTTCGCCCGAGGTGTTCACAGGCTTTTTCGAATATTGCGCAATTCCATGGCGCAGCGGGACCGTTCGAGCCTGGATCAAGGAACTGGCCGCGCTCGCCTGCGACGCCTCACCCAGTCACCGCTTTCGCCCCGGCTTTCGGGTGCACCTCAAGAACGCAATCAAGCTCGGCGTCGGCAGGACCGCGATCTATCAAACGCTCGACATTGCCGCCGCTGCGCCGGAGCATCGCGGCTTCGCCTAAGTTTAGGCCGTTGGCCAGACCAGCGGCACATTGTGCACTGACGCAATAATTCCGGAGTTGTAGACAGGCCGTGCACCGGGTGCGAGGCTGAATTCCGGAATGCGCTTGATCCATTCCTGCAGCGTGACCGTGGCCTCAAGCCGCGCCAGGTGCAGCCCCACGCACCGGTGGGGACCGCCGCCGAATGTGGCATGGTTGATCGTCTTGCGCTCCCAATCGAGATTCAGAGGGTCGTCGTTTTCCGCCTCGTCGAGCCCGTGCAACGCGGTTGGCAGCAGGATCATATCGCCATATTTCAACTCCACTCCGCGATAGGTCATGTCCTTGGCGACCATCCTGGCTTCGGATACCACCGGGAAACGCCGGAAAAGCTCTTCGACGCCGCGGCGCAATTTGAGTTCGTCATCGCGGATCTCGGCGACCTTTTCCGGATGGCGGGCAAGATAGATCATCGCGAAGCTCAGGAAATTCACGACCGTGTCAAGCCCTCCCAGAAGCAGCAGCGAAATCATGCCCAGCGCCTTGTCGTGTGCGAGCGGCTGTCCGTCGATCGTGCCATTGACCATTGTCGTGATGAGGTCGGTACCGCTGCCGCCCGTTCGCGCACGGATGATCGGTTCGACATAGGCAAAAAAGCC of the Aquisediminimonas profunda genome contains:
- a CDS encoding cytochrome P450, encoding MTEAAVTEDRNRVARPEHVPASLERDIDMYALDGIEEGYHEAWKALQTPDMPELVWTPRTGGHWIATRGSLVKEIYENPDRFSSEVIFLPKEAGEKYAMVPTRMDPPEHTPYRKILDSGLNPAQIRKVEADVREAAIALIEPMVARGGCDFAAEYATVFPVKVFMAMTDLPMSDVPMLAKFAMDMTRPSGNSPEEMAATLDAANQGFFAYVEPIIRARTGGSGTDLITTMVNGTIDGQPLAHDKALGMISLLLLGGLDTVVNFLSFAMIYLARHPEKVAEIRDDELKLRRGVEELFRRFPVVSEARMVAKDMTYRGVELKYGDMILLPTALHGLDEAENDDPLNLDWERKTINHATFGGGPHRCVGLHLARLEATVTLQEWIKRIPEFSLAPGARPVYNSGIIASVHNVPLVWPTA
- a CDS encoding carboxymuconolactone decarboxylase family protein, producing the protein MDAIDIPSLRAETDRLTENLPDGSPLDAQAAALIGLAAAVSVTSLDRAAIDEAIGRALDTGASMVQLQEIIALASGLGVHSLMASSAVLLAEGVKRGLVARDVPRDVERQRLWDKHVGDDPFWTEFSSELPGFLEALLQLSPEVFTGFFEYCAIPWRSGTVRAWIKELAALACDASPSHRFRPGFRVHLKNAIKLGVGRTAIYQTLDIAAAAPEHRGFA
- a CDS encoding nuclear transport factor 2 family protein, coding for MATLEERIKKLEDRAEIQDLVARYFKATDDDDERAVADCFTQDAKFVATGFEGASGRDAIMAFLAAARSNMRQTVHTPHYVHIAFKGANEADGVTVAHLEIGMGDTTVYAAVRYLDSFSRESDRWKIACREMRVVHAGSWDDVSRSLIDPANVRWPGAKPTTSDFPRRTQ